The proteins below are encoded in one region of Microbispora sp. NBC_01189:
- a CDS encoding NAD-dependent epimerase/dehydratase family protein, giving the protein MKVLLTGSAGFIGSHVAEALTAAGHEVAGLDVRAGGLEHGDVRDETVAGRLLPGVDAVVHQAAKVGLGVDVADLPGYASVNVYGTAVLLAAMARHGVGRLVLASSMVVYGEGAYECGEHGPVRPRPRAAGDLDRGIFEPRCPGCASPLTPVVIGEDAPADPRNAYATTKLAQEHLAANWARETGGAAVALRYHNVYGPRMPRDTPYSGVAAIFRSALEAGRAPRVFEDGGQRRDFVHVRDVARANLAALAAGREGALSAYNVASGQPRTVGEMAAELAARRGGPPPVVTGEYRLGDVRHIVASPGRARTELGFQARVGFAEGMREFAVAPLG; this is encoded by the coding sequence GTGAAGGTGCTGCTGACCGGCTCGGCCGGGTTCATCGGAAGTCACGTCGCCGAGGCGCTGACGGCGGCCGGACACGAGGTGGCCGGCCTCGATGTGCGGGCGGGCGGCCTCGAGCACGGAGACGTGCGTGACGAGACGGTCGCCGGCCGCCTGCTGCCGGGCGTGGACGCGGTGGTCCACCAGGCGGCCAAGGTCGGCCTCGGCGTCGACGTGGCGGACCTGCCCGGCTACGCCTCGGTGAACGTGTACGGCACGGCCGTGCTGCTGGCGGCGATGGCGCGGCACGGCGTCGGCCGCCTGGTGCTGGCGTCGTCCATGGTCGTCTACGGGGAGGGCGCGTACGAGTGCGGCGAGCACGGGCCGGTCCGGCCCCGTCCCCGGGCCGCCGGGGACCTCGACCGGGGGATCTTCGAGCCGCGCTGCCCCGGGTGCGCCTCGCCGCTCACGCCGGTGGTGATCGGCGAGGACGCGCCCGCCGATCCCCGCAACGCCTACGCCACCACGAAGCTGGCACAGGAGCATCTCGCGGCCAACTGGGCCAGGGAGACCGGCGGCGCCGCCGTCGCCCTGCGGTACCACAACGTCTACGGTCCGCGGATGCCCAGGGACACGCCGTACTCGGGCGTCGCGGCGATCTTCCGGTCGGCGCTGGAGGCGGGGCGCGCCCCGCGCGTCTTCGAGGACGGCGGGCAACGGCGCGACTTCGTCCACGTCCGCGACGTCGCGCGGGCCAACCTGGCGGCGCTCGCCGCGGGGCGGGAGGGCGCCCTGTCCGCGTACAACGTCGCGAGCGGACAGCCGCGCACGGTGGGGGAGATGGCCGCGGAACTGGCCGCGCGGCGGGGCGGGCCGCCCCCAGTCGTGACGGGGGAGTACCGCCTCGGGGACGTGCGGCACATCGTCGCCTCGCCGGGCCGGGCGCGGACGGAGCTGGGCTTCCAGGCGCGCGTCGGGTTCGCCGAGGGCATGCGGGAGTTCGCCGTCGCGCCGCTGGGCTGA
- a CDS encoding STAS domain-containing protein, whose product MTTPLTLTSSRRADGAALLTATGEIDMSNTDALAEALGNIPGPLVLDLTAVEYLDSAGLSVLFAHADHITLIANPLLTPVLDISGLTGIAPVQTAGHEAPVSP is encoded by the coding sequence ATGACCACGCCCCTCACCCTCACCTCCAGCCGCCGCGCCGACGGCGCCGCGCTGCTGACGGCCACCGGCGAGATCGACATGAGCAACACCGACGCGCTCGCCGAGGCTCTCGGCAACATCCCGGGCCCCCTCGTGCTGGACCTGACCGCCGTCGAGTACCTCGACAGCGCCGGCCTGAGCGTCCTGTTCGCCCACGCCGACCACATCACCCTCATCGCCAACCCGCTGCTCACCCCCGTCCTGGACATCTCCGGGCTCACCGGTATCGCGCCCGTGCAGACCGCCGGGCACGAGGCCCCCGTCTCGCCGTAG